CCGGCCACCGAGGGTGCGTCCGGCATCGACCTCGGCAAGCTGCTGGCGACGACCGGCCTGGTCACGCTGGACAGCGGTTTCGTCAACACCGCGTCCTGCTCCTCCGAGATCACCTACATCGACGGTGACGCCGGCATCCTGCGCTACCGCGGCTACCCCATCGAGCAGCTCGCCGAGAAGTCGAACTTCAACGAGGTCAGCTACCTGCTGATCTACGGCGAGCTGCCGACCAAGGCGCAGCTGGAGGAGTTCACCTCCAAGATCAGCCGCCACACCCTGCTGCACGAGGACCTGAAACGGTTCTTCGACGGCTTCCCGCGCGACGCGCACCCGATGCCCGTGCTGTCCTCGGCGGTCTCCGCGCTGTCGACGTTCTACCAGGACAGCCTCAGCCCGTTCGACGCCAACCAGGTCGAGATCTCGACCATCCGCCTGCTGGCGAAGGTGCCCACCATCGCGGCCTACGCCTACAAGAAGTCCGTGGGCCAGCCGTTCCTGTACCCGGACAACTCCCTGGGCCTGGTGGAGAACTTCCTCCGGATGACCTTCGGCTTCCCCGCCGAGCCCTACGACGTGGACCCGGACCTGGTCCGCGCGCTGGACCTGCTGTTCGTGCTGCACGCCGACCACGAGCAGAACTGCTCCACCTCCACCGTGCGCCTGGTCGGCTCCTCCGAGGCCAACCTGTTCGCCTCCATCTCCGCCGGCATCAACGCCCTGTTCGGCCCGCTGCACGGCGGCGCCAACAGCGCGGTGCTGGACATGCTGGAGAAGATCCGCAACGAGGGCGGCGACGTCTCCGCGTTCGTGAAGAAGGTCAAGAACAAGGAGCAGGGCGTCCGCCTGATGGGCTTCGGCCACCGGGTCTACAAGAACTACGACCCGCGCGCCGCGATCATCAAGAAGACCGCCGACGAGATCCTGGGCAAGCTCGGCGCGTCCGACGAGCTGCTGGACATCGCCAAGGCGCTGGAGGAGACCGCGCTCGCGGACGACTACTTCGTCGAGCGCAAGCTGTACCCGAACGTGGACTTCTACACCGGCCTCATCTACCGCGCGATGGGCTTCCCGACGAAGTTCTTCACCGTGCTGTTCGCGCTGGGCCGGCTGCCCGGCTGGATCGCGCACTGGCGCGAGATGATCAACGACCCGGCCACCAAGATCGGCCGGCCGCGGCAGGTCTACATCGGTTCGCCGGAGCGCAACTTCGTGCCGCTCGACCAGCGCTGACGGTTTCTCGTCGAGGGCCCGCACCGGTTTCCGGTGCGGGCCCTGTGCTGTCAGCGGGGGTGGGGGCGATGCCGTCGGGGAGGCGGAAGCCGAGTTCGAGCAGGCGTTCGGCGATGTCCCGCAGCGGTTTCTTCAACTCCCGGGACGCGTTGATCAGGTGCCGGGTGGGTACCGGCTCTCCCCTGTGGAGCCAGGCGAGCCGTGCGGCGACCTCCGGTGCGGGAAGTCTTGATGACGCAGCCTTGAACACGACGACGGCCGATGGCACGCCGTGTTCTGAAGCAGGTCCAAGTCCCCTGGTATCACCATCACCGACGTGTCGAACCCGCGCACCTCGAACCCGAGCAGGCGGAGCCTTGCGACGATCTCGGCGAACTGCGGTCCCCGCGCCACGATCATCCGGTCGTCCTCGGTGAACTCGATCGACCTGTCGAACGGGGGCACGCGGTAACCCCACCGCTCCAGGCGTTCGGCGACCTCGGCCGGGGACCTCCTCAACCGGTTGGCTGCGGCCGGCAGGTGTCCGAGCGGCACCTCGTGACTCCGGGGCAACCACGCGCTCCAACCGGTCAGGTTGCGGCTCATCACGCACAGGTCGTCGAACGAGACCACGGCGGAGGTGTCGAAGGGAGCGACGGTGAAGCCGAAGTCGGTGAGCCGACTCACGATCTCGTCCGGTGTCCTGGACAGTCGCTGCGAAGTCCTGATCACGTGCCCGATTGGAACCACCTCGTCGAGGCGGAGCCATTCGAACTCGGTCCGCGCCTTCCGGTACCGGCACGCGTCCAGCGCGTTCTGGTACAGCTCCCGCACCGCCAACCCGGGATCGCCGTAGAGCTGCTTGCCCATCAGCAACTCCTGGATCCGGTCGTCGGCGAGCCGGAACCGGAAACCGTGGCTGTCGTAGGCCAGGCCGCCGTCGGGCAGAGGAGCGGGGCGCACCTCGTCCGCCGACGTGGTCGACCAGGGCGTGGTCCACCGCCGGGTGCGTGCACTCCGCCTTGAGGAAGCACGACCGCCCACCGCGCAGGCGTGGCCACGAACTGCCCTGCACGGTCGCCAGCATCTGCCCGAGGTCGACCCGGTCGGCAATACCGATGTGCTCGGCGTCAGGTCGGCGGGGTCGATCGCGAGCAGGCGGGCGACGCCCAGCAGCAGGGCCACCACCTGTTCCCCGCAGGTGCTGTTCCTGAGGGGTCGCGGTGGCCAGAGAGCACTCCTGCTCCAGCGCGTTCGGGGTGTCCGAGCGCACCACCGCCCGCGCGTCACCCTGCTCGGTCGACCGGGTGATGCGCCGCAGCAGCCGCAGGTAGTTCTGCGTGAAGCGCGCGAATTCGGGGCTCCCCGCGTCCGACGCGTGGATGTGCCGGGCCCAGAAAGCCTGGTGCGCGAACGGAAAAGCCACCAGCAACGCGGCCTCGCTCGGACTCAGCGGCCGGGTGTCGTCGGCGAGCGCGGGCTTGCCCTCGTTGATGACCTGGGTCAGGAGCCACCCCAACCGCTTGCCGACTCGTACCGCCAGTTCCGGGTCCCACCACGGGGCGTCGCCCAGCACCGACCCGCACCCCGCGACGACCCCCGCCCACCGCCCCACCAGATCAGCGGTGGCCTGCCGCAGCTCCTCGTCCTCCACCGCGAGCCGCCACGCCGGGCACTTCTCGACGAACCGTCCCCGACGAGTTCGACGGCCCGACGGCGCCCGTTACACCACCCTCAGCGCAGCGCGTCGCGCAACCGCACCCTGGCCCCGGTCCGCAGCACGGCGTTGGCGTACACCCGACCGCCCAGCCACGTGATCACCGCGATCGCGGCCAGCGCCAGCACCACGGCCAGCAGCACCTGCCACCCCGGCGCGACGCCCATCGCCATCCGCCCCGGCATCAGGATCGGCGCGAACGGCGGCAGCAGCGACAGCACGGTCACCGTCGGCCCGGTCGGGTCGACGATCATCAGGTTGACGCCGACCAGGAACGCCACCACGACCGCCGCGCTGATCGGCGCCAGCACCGCCTGCAGCTCCTCCTGCCGGGACACCAGCGACGCGGCGGCGGCGTACACCGTGGCGTAGAGGAAGAACCCGATCAGGTACCACAGCACGCCCGTGACCAGGGCACCGCCGGCCACGCCGGTCACCGCCACCACGCCCGTGACCGAGGCCAGCACCAGCCCGGCGCCGCCCACCACGACCAGTTGCAGCAGGCCCACCGCGCCCAGCCCGACGACCTTGCCCAGCAGCAGCTGCCACGGCCGCAGCGTCGCCAGCAGCAGCTCCACCACCCGGCTGGACTTCTCCTCGACCACGCCCTGGGCGACCATCGTCCCGTAGACCAGCAGCGAGTAGTACAGCAGCGCGGCGATCACCAGGCCGACCGCCAGGCGCTGCCCCGACCGGTCGTCGCGCGGCTGGAGGACCACCACGTCCACCCCGGCCCGCTCCACGTTCCCCGCCACCACGGCCGGGTCCAGACCCGCCTCGGCGAGCTGGGCGTTGAGCACCTGCTGCTTGACGATCAGGTCGATGGAGTTGCGCAGCTGCTCGTCCAGCGACTCCCGGACCACCACGCGCAGCGCGTCGGGCGCGCCGGTGACCAGGGCGTCCACCTCGCCGTCGCGCACCCGCCGCTCGCCCTCGGCCGGGTCGGCGACGTCGACGGCCTCCACCTCGCGGCCGAACGACGCGGCGGTCCGCTCCAGCGGCTCGGCCAGCACCGTGGCCTGGCCGCTGAGCGCCACCCGGTCGCGGCCGGCGTCGTCGAACAGCACGACCTGGAGCAGCACGTACCCGGCCAGCACGGCGAGGATCGCCGCGGTGCCCCACACGAACGACTTGGTCCGCACCCGGCCGGTGAACTCGCGGCGCGCCACGAGGAACACCGCCCGGCCCGGGGACAGGCTGGTCATGTCGCGGCCTCCTGGGTCACCACGTTGCGGAACAGCTCGGCCAGCGACGGGCGCTGCCGGGAGAACTCGTGCACCGGCCCGGTCGCCAGGGCGGCGTGCAGCACCGCCTGGTCGTCCGCGCCGGGCTCCAGCTCCAGCACGGTGCGGCCCGCGGAGGTGGTGGCGGCGCGCACGCCCGGCAGCGCGTCGGCCCACCCGGCCGGCGCCCGCGGCGCGTCCACCACGAGCCTGGACTCGCCGCCGGCGCGCAGCTCGTCCACCGGGCCGCAGGCCACCATCGTGCCGTCGCGGACGATGCCGACCCGGTCGCACAGCCGCTCCACCAGGTCGAGCTGGTGGCTGGAGAACACCACGGGCACGCCCGCGGCGGCCCGCTCGCGCAGCACCTGGCTCATCACGTCCACGGCCACCGGGTCCAGCCCGGAGAACGGCTCGTCGAGCACCAGCACCTCCGGCTCGTGCACCAGCGCGGCGGCCAGCTGCACCCGCTGCTGGTTGCCGAGGCTGAGCTTCTGCACCTCGTCGCCGCGCCGGTCGCGCAGGCCCAGCCTGCCGATCCAGTCCTCGGCGCAGCGGTGCGCGGCGTTGGTCGACATGCCGTGCAGCTCGGCCAGGTAGACCAGGTGGTCGAGCACCTTCATCCGGGGGTACAGGCCGCGCTCCTCGGGCATGTAGCCGATGCGCCTGCGCGTCTCGAAGGTGATCGGCCCGCCGTTCCAGCGGACCTCGCCCGAGTCGGCGGCGAGCACGCCCAGCGCGATGCGCATCGCGGTCGTCTTGCCCGCGCCGTTGCTGCCGACGAACCCGAACAGCTCGCCCGCCCGGACGTCGAAGGTCATGTCGGCCAGCGCCACGACCTCCCCGTAGCGCTTGGAGATCCGGTCGACCTCCAGCACCCCCTCTGGCACGGTGCCCATCCCTCCTGCGCCCATCCCTCTCGTGACCTAGCCGTCCGCCCGGCCGTAGACCCGCGTCGACAGCGGCTCGAACGGGGAGCGGCCGAACACCGCCTCCACGGGCAGGCCGAAGACCTCGCAGATCCGCAGCGCCAGGTCGAGGCTCGGGTAGTGGTCACCCCGCTCCAGCGCGCCGATCGTCTGCGGGTTGACCCCCACGGCCCGGGCCAACCCCGCCCTCGTCATACCCCGCTCGACCCGGAGCACCCCGATCCGGTTGTGGATGGGCCGACCGGAGCCGCGACGCACCGGACTCATGCTGCGAAGTGTTGCGAAAACCCAACAGAAGGGCAAGCAAAGCACCCCGTCCTGGGCCGAACGGCGGTGGCCGGGCCGGGCTTGACCCGAAATCACGGTTCGGTGAAACGATACGAGACCGGGAACCGAATCGTCTGTCGACGGGTCGAAATGCGCATCAGGGACGCAAGCCCCTGTTGCCGTGAGGGGTGAACATGGAGCCGGACCAGTGGCTCGCGCAGTACGGAGAGAAGATCGAGCAGGCCAAGCGCAACGCCGCCGCGGTCGAGACGCAGCTGGGCGGCGTCGGCGGCAGCGCCTCCTCGCCTGACGGCCTGATCACCGTGACGGTGAACGCCTCGGGTGCGCTGACCGACCTGGTCCTGCGCCCGCAGCTGCGCGGCGAGGACCCGGAGCGGATCTCCGGCGCCATCATGACCGCCGTCGCGCAGGCGCAGCGCGCCGCCGCCGGCCAGGTCGTGCAGATCATGTCGGAGTCCTTCGGCGACGGTCCCGCGCTGGACTTCGTCAAGGCGAAGATGCCCAACGGCTATTCGGGTGACGGCACCGACGAGGTGGAACCGGTGCCCGAGATCCAGCGTCGGGACACCAGGCCCGACGACGACTACTTCACCAACCCGCCCGATGTCATGGCCTGACCAGGGGGACACATGACCAAGTTCGAATCGTTCAACGTGAGCCCGGAGCAGATCCGGTCCCACGCCGGCACGGTCGACCAGCTGACCCAGCGGATGCTCGGCGCGACGCAGACCGCCGACCCGTCGCTGTCGACCGACGCCTTCGGGGTGTTCGGTTCGTTCCTGGCCGAGTTCCTGCTGAAGGCCGCCGGCTCCTCCCAGGACATCCTCGGCCAGGCCACCGAAACCCTCGCCGACATGTGCCAGGGGCTGCGCGAGGTGGCCGAGCTCTACGAGAGCGTCGACATGGACAACGCGTTCGGCTTCAACGGAAGGGCACGGGGATGAGCGCGCAGGCGACCACGCAGCAGGGTCGTGACCCGTCATACCTGATCAGCGACGTGCAGGGCACGGTCGCGGCCGTCGAGCGCGGCGACTGGGTGCAGGCCGGGCTGGGCATGGCCAACACCGCCATGGGCATCGTGGGCCTGGCGGCCAACCCGCTGTCGGGCTTCCTGTCCGCCGGGTTCAGCTGGGCCATCCAGCACGTGGACTTCCTGCGCGAGCCGTTCGACGCGCTGCTGGGCAACCCGCAGGCCATCGAGAAGATGTCCGCCAGCTGGATGTCGGCGGCCAAGCAGATCGAGGGCATCGTCGCCGACTACCGGCGCACCGCCGAGTCCGAGACGAAGGGCTGGTCCGGCCGCTCGGCCGACGGCTACCGCGCGGCGAGCAAGAAGCACGCCTCCGGCCTGGAGACGCTGGCCAAGGCCACGCAGGGCATCTCGCGGGCCGCCAAGGGCGCGGGCGAGCTGGTCGCCACCGTCCGCAAGACGATCATGGACCTGATCAGCAAGGCCGTGTCCGACATGGTCATGAAGATCATCCAGTGGCTGGCGGCGTCGTTCCTGACCTTCGGCGCGGCCATCGCCGGCGCGATCGCGGACATCGTGCAGATGGCCTGCAACTACGCCAAGAAGCTGGTGGACTTCCTCCAGAAGCTCGCCAACTCCCTCAAGAAGCTGATCGACCTGATCAAGACGGTCTCCCGGATCGCCCAGACCGCCAAGCAGATCCTGCAGGCCATCACCGCCATGACCTCGTCCAACAAGGGCGGCGCGGGCGGCGGCGGCGCGGGACCGCGGCCCAGCCGGGGCGGCCTCGGCCTCACCGACGAGCAGCTGCGCGACATGGACCGCGGCGCCAACGACCGCTACACCCGCGACCCGGGCGCCACCAACCCGTCCGCCGGCGGCGGCCACGGCGCCGGCCCGATCGTCAGCCGTCCCCCGACGGTCGGCGTCGGCCAGGGCCCCGGCGGCGGCGGCTCCGAGCCGGTCATCTCCTACCCCGGCGGCCCGGGCGGCCCGGTGGTCAGCCGCCCGCCGACGGTCGGCCAGCCCG
This portion of the Saccharothrix syringae genome encodes:
- a CDS encoding citrate synthase; amino-acid sequence: MPDATTAPNDTRTVALRHPGGEHEMKVVPATEGASGIDLGKLLATTGLVTLDSGFVNTASCSSEITYIDGDAGILRYRGYPIEQLAEKSNFNEVSYLLIYGELPTKAQLEEFTSKISRHTLLHEDLKRFFDGFPRDAHPMPVLSSAVSALSTFYQDSLSPFDANQVEISTIRLLAKVPTIAAYAYKKSVGQPFLYPDNSLGLVENFLRMTFGFPAEPYDVDPDLVRALDLLFVLHADHEQNCSTSTVRLVGSSEANLFASISAGINALFGPLHGGANSAVLDMLEKIRNEGGDVSAFVKKVKNKEQGVRLMGFGHRVYKNYDPRAAIIKKTADEILGKLGASDELLDIAKALEETALADDYFVERKLYPNVDFYTGLIYRAMGFPTKFFTVLFALGRLPGWIAHWREMINDPATKIGRPRQVYIGSPERNFVPLDQR
- a CDS encoding wHTH domain-containing protein; translated protein: MPSAVVVFKAASSRLPAPEVAARLAWLHRGEPVPTRHLINASRELKKPLRDIAERLLELGFRLPDGIAPTPADSTGPAPETGAGPRRETVSAGRAARSCAPANRCRPAAAGRSWWPGR
- a CDS encoding wHTH domain-containing protein codes for the protein MRPAPLPDGGLAYDSHGFRFRLADDRIQELLMGKQLYGDPGLAVRELYQNALDACRYRKARTEFEWLRLDEVVPIGHVIRTSQRLSRTPDEIVSRLTDFGFTVAPFDTSAVVSFDDLCVMSRNLTGWSAWLPRSHEVPLGHLPAAANRLRRSPAEVAERLERWGYRVPPFDRSIEFTEDDRMIVARGPQFAEIVARLRLLGFEVRGFDTSVMVIPGDLDLLQNTACHRPSSCSRLRHQDFPHRRSPHGSPGSTGESRYPPGT
- a CDS encoding ABC transporter permease is translated as MTSLSPGRAVFLVARREFTGRVRTKSFVWGTAAILAVLAGYVLLQVVLFDDAGRDRVALSGQATVLAEPLERTAASFGREVEAVDVADPAEGERRVRDGEVDALVTGAPDALRVVVRESLDEQLRNSIDLIVKQQVLNAQLAEAGLDPAVVAGNVERAGVDVVVLQPRDDRSGQRLAVGLVIAALLYYSLLVYGTMVAQGVVEEKSSRVVELLLATLRPWQLLLGKVVGLGAVGLLQLVVVGGAGLVLASVTGVVAVTGVAGGALVTGVLWYLIGFFLYATVYAAAASLVSRQEELQAVLAPISAAVVVAFLVGVNLMIVDPTGPTVTVLSLLPPFAPILMPGRMAMGVAPGWQVLLAVVLALAAIAVITWLGGRVYANAVLRTGARVRLRDALR
- a CDS encoding ABC transporter ATP-binding protein → MPEGVLEVDRISKRYGEVVALADMTFDVRAGELFGFVGSNGAGKTTAMRIALGVLAADSGEVRWNGGPITFETRRRIGYMPEERGLYPRMKVLDHLVYLAELHGMSTNAAHRCAEDWIGRLGLRDRRGDEVQKLSLGNQQRVQLAAALVHEPEVLVLDEPFSGLDPVAVDVMSQVLRERAAAGVPVVFSSHQLDLVERLCDRVGIVRDGTMVACGPVDELRAGGESRLVVDAPRAPAGWADALPGVRAATTSAGRTVLELEPGADDQAVLHAALATGPVHEFSRQRPSLAELFRNVVTQEAAT
- a CDS encoding helix-turn-helix transcriptional regulator, with the translated sequence MSPVRRGSGRPIHNRIGVLRVERGMTRAGLARAVGVNPQTIGALERGDHYPSLDLALRICEVFGLPVEAVFGRSPFEPLSTRVYGRADG
- a CDS encoding YbaB/EbfC family nucleoid-associated protein; this encodes MEPDQWLAQYGEKIEQAKRNAAAVETQLGGVGGSASSPDGLITVTVNASGALTDLVLRPQLRGEDPERISGAIMTAVAQAQRAAAGQVVQIMSESFGDGPALDFVKAKMPNGYSGDGTDEVEPVPEIQRRDTRPDDDYFTNPPDVMA
- a CDS encoding type VII secretion target produces the protein MTKFESFNVSPEQIRSHAGTVDQLTQRMLGATQTADPSLSTDAFGVFGSFLAEFLLKAAGSSQDILGQATETLADMCQGLREVAELYESVDMDNAFGFNGRARG
- a CDS encoding WXG100 family type VII secretion target, producing the protein MSAQATTQQGRDPSYLISDVQGTVAAVERGDWVQAGLGMANTAMGIVGLAANPLSGFLSAGFSWAIQHVDFLREPFDALLGNPQAIEKMSASWMSAAKQIEGIVADYRRTAESETKGWSGRSADGYRAASKKHASGLETLAKATQGISRAAKGAGELVATVRKTIMDLISKAVSDMVMKIIQWLAASFLTFGAAIAGAIADIVQMACNYAKKLVDFLQKLANSLKKLIDLIKTVSRIAQTAKQILQAITAMTSSNKGGAGGGGAGPRPSRGGLGLTDEQLRDMDRGANDRYTRDPGATNPSAGGGHGAGPIVSRPPTVGVGQGPGGGGSEPVISYPGGPGGPVVSRPPTVGQPGWGTPGSGGSGGGTIRPGVPGGVVPGIPTVPGTPPGSGSGGGGHWEPGRWVPGPGGGSGGSGGYQGGSGGSGGYQSGVVPPYVPSGTTHATNTDRTPGSTYVPPVRPATPDLPHGGGGGGGVPGGGFGGGGGFAGGGAGGFGGGGAGGTGATLQAGGQSGVVGQAGTPAAAGGAAGAAAAARPGGAGGAGMGMMGGAPMAGAQGQNDGKDHQRKVRLEGEPLIDEAPKAAKPIIGE